The following are encoded together in the Daphnia magna isolate NIES linkage group LG8, ASM2063170v1.1, whole genome shotgun sequence genome:
- the LOC116929675 gene encoding protein sax-3 — MRLTRNTASGWLIRLVLTAALLLWEYAAANGGKPPRITEHPSDVTVPRHDPVTLQCSADGYPTPVIEWYRDGEFIISSSSNSASSTTSTASSRILLPGGALFFLRVVHSRKENDAGVYWCLARNSQGVARSRNATLTIAHLQTEFRTMPQPVQGIAGDSVVLECEPPRGHPEPQIRWKKNGQSLELDLDLGVDSDRIRVEESGNLVITKLAASDQGRYVCVAQNTVGTRETSPVLLTVNVRPGVIRPPQDITALVGSDVNFECGVTGDPTPVVTWRRVDGSPMPANGRTRPVDHNKSGLVSVLRIERISASDSGRYLCNVENSLGSSSAWAQLTVLVPPTWDFGSTAGGNSQPNNSPLPKEARAHAGQTFTLDCPADGSPKPLIFWNREGRAQPYFANAADGDSQSRWSVLSNGTLVIRDVRREDASALWCAAVNEAGSLMARTRLEVISISKPPPVVIEVGPANQTLPTKSPASLPCQAEGQPVKWTKDGRPLNVSLAMDTFNTGGSQGSHHSRISLSDSGLLMIDDLQLSDAGTYTCEVGEDDQFAAWTATLAVASPTNPNVVFYRSPSDPMALPGSPSQPRLLQKTSTSLTIGWQSGSRMGASTLLGYTIEVFNSAEDDYDGESARPRQGSWTWTGPFVQVKRSWRIVTRGLKADQFTLNDLQPATSYTFLVRAENNHGLSLPSPVSPWFTTLPATKHNGQGQWQSAAELEDVRLRLSAPRLRLDQARSINSTSVRLSWQLLDGDSDTTLDAIHVWYRRAEANNDSDDDETLNEEVVIPMNRIMSANHLGSFSHTLGALSPYTRYVFFLVPSFRNVLGQPSNSKMERTMEAVPAGPPLNLVVRQLNATSVLVQWLPPPIALRNGNITSYQISVALDGTNPRTLLANLTIPALPTSVVIGGLNTNTAYSIQAAAWTLMGLGPTSPPVVYRMEPVISSSATNVRSGSSPSLAKPSDDENSMGGSDSAPQGVTQVVQETWFILLLGGILLAILCLLVAALLVRRNLAKKKALSALSKSDPIVDASCHGMVGGVAGTVRGREAFWSRGWSTSIGNAKEMDAQATLLPHGVGTTAIMNRSLVPPPEYAELLGHGANQDQSQHQHPGQLSLSSFLPRRNPNVQQPHPAAYATTTLVAHRNNASNSQQHCVNHDPYAASCSAFSASDSSGYTTDELGDRCRRPYPSGISSKSRQSNGSNGVKPLPNLGELLPPPPRHPPPINPSQGIFDRQNSEALANHLAMKNASLNGPLPVHSSPALSKRNVISNAAVNGQGANQARRSSSSPLAGGTSQHSATGSHGSHYTPDHYQTVGGQQYLPEQNDDVSDSESNEYAYAYHNPIENVRSTGMPSVNHDQCNISYPRHNSYLRPFNSHQNHQGPKHLNTNMSSYDPQQPRSLTSHLLPNGSCFTDRVVQLGNIHSVESPRIPVKNFTNGPDFSYESSHNCHGFSNGQERSQSECHNFEADGDDEDDSGSDDVGCQGEVGCDHNDTESSLYAEADNYDVHLAAHQPRE; from the exons ATTTACAAACCGAGTTCAGGACGATGCCTCAGCCCGTGCAAGGCATCGCCGGTGATTCAGTCGTTCTAGAATGTGAGCCACCTCGCGGTCATCCAGAGCCACAAATCCGCTGGAAGAAAAACGGACAATCGTTGGAGCTCGATTTGGATCTCGGTGTTGATTCTGACCG GATCCGAGTGGAGGAGAGCGGCAACTTAGTCATCACCAAATTGGCAGCCAGCGATCAAGGACGATACGTTTGCGTTGCCCAAAACACAGTGGGTACCCGCGAGACTTCACCAGTTTTGTTGACAGTCAACG ttcGCCCGGGAGTCATTCGCCCACCTCAAGACATCACAGCGCTAGTCGGCAGTGACGTAAATTTTGAATGCGGAGTGACTGGTGATCCGACTCCCGTCGTAACCTGGCGACGGGTGGACGGATCTCCGATGCCTGCCAACGGACGGACCAGGCCTGTTGACCACAACAAATCTGGACTAGTTTCCGTTCTACGAATCGAGCGAATCAGCGCTTCAGACAGTGGCCGCTATCTGTGCAACGTTGAAAATTCATTAGGGTCGAGTTCTGCGTGGGCACAATTGACCGTTCTAGTTCCCCCTACCTGGGATTTCGGTTCTACCGCTGGTGGAAATAGTCAGCCTAATAACTCTCCTTTGCCGAAAGAAGCGAGAGCTCACGCCGGCCAAACGTTCACGTTGGATTGCCCAGCCGACGGGTCACCGAAACCGCTCATCTTCTGGAACAGAGAAGGACGAGCGCAACCCTATTTTGCCAATGCCGCTGACGGAGATTCGCAATCAAGGTGGAGTGTCCTAAGTAATGGCACTTTGGTGATCCGCGATGTGCGCAGGGAGGACGCGTCTGCGTTGTGGTGCGCCGCCGTCAATGAAGCCGGCAGTTTAATGGCTCGTACGAGATTGGAAGTCATCTCAATTTCGAAACCACCTCCGGTTGTCATAGAGGTTGGGCCGGCCAACCAGACGCTTCCAACCAAATCACCGGCCTCGCTACCTTGCCAAGCGGAAGGCCAACCAGTCAAATGGACGAAAGATGGCCGACCGCTAAACGTCAGTTTGGCCATGGACACGTTCAATACTGGTGGCTCGCAGGGATCGCATCACTCGCGAATCAGCCTCTCCGATTCTGGTTTATTGATGATTGACGACTTGCAGCTAAGCGACGCGGGAACGTACACATGCGAAGTCGGCGAGGACGATCAATTTGCCGCCTGGACAGCGACCCTGGCTGTTGCGAGTCCCACCAATCCCAACGTGGTTTTCTATCGCAGTCCTAGCGATCCAATGGCTCTACCAGGATCGCCTTCTCAGCCTCGTCTTCTTCAAAAGACGTCCACTAGTTTGACGATTGGATGGCAAAGCGGGTCGAGAATGGGAGCATCAACTCTTCTCGGCTACACCATCGAAGTTTTCAATTCAGCCGAGGACGACTACGATGGCGAATCAGCCCGTCCCAGGCAAGGTAGTTGGACGTGGACTGGACCTTTCGTTCAAGTGAAACGATCTTGGCGGATTGTCACGCGCGGTTTGAAAGCAGACCAGTTCACTTTGAACGATCTTCAACCGGCGACGTCTTACACTTTCCTAGTACGAGCTGAGAATAATCACGGGCTTTCGCTTCCCAGTCCCGTATCTCCCTGGTTCACGACGTTACCCGCAACAAAGCACAACGGACAAGGACAGTGGCAATCAGCAGCTGAACTAGAGGATGTCCGGCTACGGCTTTCCGCCCCACGGCTTCGTTTGGATCAAGCTCGCTCTATCAATTCGACGAGCGTTCGCCTATCTTGGCAATTATTAGATGGCGATAGCGACACGACCCTCGATGCTATTCACGTATGGTACCGCCGAGCAGAGGCAAATAATGATTCCGACGATGATGAAACTTTGAATGAAGAAGTTGTCATTCCCATGAACCGGATCATGTCTGCAAACCACCTAGGATCGTTCTCTCACACGCTGGGCGCATTGTCGCCGTATACGCGATACGTTTTCTTCCTAGTTCCGTCATTTCGTAACGTCCTCGGACAACCATCAAACAGCAAAATGGAACGCACCATGGAAGCAG TACCAGCCGGTCCACCTTTGAATCTGGTTGTCAGACAATTGAACGCCACAAGTGTATTGGTTCAGTGGCTACCACCACCAATTGCCTTACGAAATGGCAACATTACTTCCTATCAG ATAAGCGTAGCTTTGGATGGCACGAATCCCAGAACTTTACTGGCAAATCTGACCATCCCAGCCTTACCGACGTCCGTTGTGATCGGAGGACTGAACACGAATACAGCCTATTCCATTCAGGCGGCTGCATGGACGCTGATGGGCCTAGGACCGACCAGTCCACCCGTAGTCTATCGAATGGAACCCGTGATTTCGTCATCGGCCACTAATGTTCGGTCAGGTTCGTCTCCTTCACTGGCCAAACCTTCGGACGATGAGAATTCGATGGGTGGATCAGATTCAGCTCCGCAGGGAGTAACACAGGTGGTGCAAGAAACTTGGTTCATTCTCCTGCTCGGTGGAATATTATTGGCGATTCTTTGTCTGCTCGTGGCCGCACTTCTTGTGCGTCGCAACCTGGCCAAAAAGAAAGCATTGTCTGCGCTGAGTAAGTCCGATCCCATCGTCGACGCAAGCTGTCATGGGATGGTTGGAGGAGTAGCTGGAACGGTCCGTGGCCGTGAAGCGTTTTGGTCTCGCGGCTGGTCGACATCCATTGGAAACGCCAAAGAAATGGATGCCCAGGCAACGCTTTTACCTCACGGTGTAGGAACGACCGCCATCATGAATCGCTCTTTGGTCCCCCCGCCGGAGTATGCCGAGCTTCTAGGTCACGGGGCCAATCAAGATCAATCGCAACATCAACATCCGGGACAGTTAAGTCTCAGTTCCTTTTTGCCGAGACGCAACCCCAACGTCCAGCAACCCCACCCAGCAGCGTACGCGACAACGACCTTGGTTGCCCACCGCAACAACGCCAGCAACAGTCAACAGCACTGCGTCAATCACGATCCTTACGCCGCTTCATGTTCGGCCTTTTCTGCATCGGATTCGAGTGGATACACCACCGACGAACTCGGCGATCGTTGCCGCCGTCCGTACCCCTCTGGAATCAGCTCTAAAAGCCGACAGAGCAACGGCAGTAACGGTGTTAAGCCGTTGCCCAATCTGGGCGAGTTACTTCCTCCTCCGCCACGTCATCCGCCACCCATCAACCCTTCGCAGGGTATATTTGATCGGCAAAACAGTGAG GCATTGGCCAACCATTTAGCTATGAAGAACGCGTCCTTGAATGGACCTTTACCGGTCCACTCGTCCCCAGCACTGTCCAAGAGAAATGTCATATCGAATGCGGCAGTGAACGGACAAGGGGCGAATCAAGCAAGACGATCTTCTAGCTCCCCTTTGGCCGGTGGTACTAGCCAACACAGCGCAACTGGCTCTCACGGTTCGCATTACACCCCCGACCACTATCAAACTGTCGGTGGCCAGCAGTATCTACCGGAGCAAAACGATGACGTAAGCGACTCGGAAAGTAATGAGTACGCTTACGCTTATCATAACCCTATTGAGAATGTGAGATCGACTGGAATGCCTTCCGTCAACCACGATCAATGCAATATTTCCTATCCGCGCCACAACAGCTATTTGAGGCCGTTTAACTCGCATCAGAATCATCAGGGACCTAAACATCTCAACACCAACATGAGCAGCTACGATCCACAACAGCCCCGAAGTCTGACAAGTCACTTGCTACCGAATGGATCGTGTTTTACTGATCGCGTGGTCCAACTGGGCAACATCCATTCGGTTGAGTCGCCGAGAATTCCTGTAAAGAACTTTACCAATGGCCCAGATTTCTCCTATGAATCCTCGCATAATTGCCACGGGTTTAGCAATGGTCAGGAACGATCGCAGTCTGAATGCCACAATTTCGAAGCTGATGGCGACGATGAAGACGACAGCGGATCAGATGATGTTGGCTGCCAGGGTGAGGTTGGCTGTGATCATAATGATACCGAATCTTCGTTGTATGCAGAGGCCGATAACTACGATGTGCATCTTGCTGCTCATCAGCCGAGGGAATGA